The following proteins are encoded in a genomic region of Arachis ipaensis cultivar K30076 chromosome B02, Araip1.1, whole genome shotgun sequence:
- the LOC107628451 gene encoding probable LRR receptor-like serine/threonine-protein kinase At3g47570: MLMETFTRKKPTDDLFVAGLSMKGWISESLSRAIDRVVDSNLLQDEGHHHVDDIIASTSSILKLALNCCEDLPEERMNMTDIAASLNKVKAKFLKASDKDVVRFCRK, translated from the coding sequence ATGCTGATGGAAACATTCACAAGAAAGAAGCCAACAGATGACTTGTTTGTTGCAGGATTAAGCATGAAAGGTTGGATTAGTGAATCATTGTCACGTGCAATTGATCGAGTTGTGGATTCCAACTTGTTACAAGATGAAGGTCACCACCATGTTGATGACATAATAGCATCTACATCATCTATCTTGAAACTGGCCTTGAATTGTTGTGAGGATTTACCTGAAGAACGAATGAACATGACAGATATTGCTGCATCACTGAACAAAGTTAAGGCCAAGTTTCTTAAAGCTAGTGACAAGGATGTTGTTCGGTTTTGTAGAAAATGA